The following are encoded together in the Methanothermobacter tenebrarum genome:
- a CDS encoding ATP-grasp domain-containing protein translates to MERLLIVGVNTRPVAEAAYKLGFEVYSVSYYCPRDFYSYHERRCILEQKPLKSSGRFHEEFKPSYLKILAEDFLDEVDKIIVLSGGSPEDFPSQKILGNKKTRKIEDKYSLYKRLRGKFKVPETYKLDDIKEACEIQEQEPGKRFLIKPLIGSGGFGVSPISDYRGKLEGPFILQEFIEGLHLSASVLSTGKDVMTILTSRQLIDTNIRGWEDNLIYSGNIVPAPYPEIKKVGEDVIRGLSLLGSNGVDMVLSSNGLYVIEVNPRIQGTFECAQLSLGINMLSAHIKACEGELVKEPSRKKYTVKRIVYAPYRCQVGDLNLPRVYDIPCSGSIIEAGEPVVTLLDSHENLNTVLGNIKGSFEDVMGRLKIVD, encoded by the coding sequence ATGGAGAGACTCCTCATAGTAGGTGTGAATACGAGGCCTGTTGCAGAAGCAGCATATAAGCTTGGATTCGAGGTTTATTCTGTAAGCTATTATTGTCCAAGAGATTTTTATTCTTATCATGAAAGAAGGTGCATACTAGAACAGAAGCCTTTAAAATCTTCGGGGAGATTCCATGAGGAGTTCAAACCATCATATCTTAAAATTTTAGCCGAAGATTTTCTAGATGAGGTTGACAAGATCATAGTTTTAAGTGGAGGTTCCCCCGAGGATTTCCCTTCCCAGAAAATCCTTGGTAACAAGAAGACGCGGAAAATAGAAGACAAGTACAGTTTATATAAGAGGTTGCGTGGGAAATTCAAAGTCCCAGAAACTTACAAGTTGGATGACATAAAAGAAGCATGTGAGATACAGGAACAGGAGCCAGGAAAAAGATTCCTAATAAAACCTTTAATAGGGTCTGGGGGTTTTGGAGTTTCCCCCATCTCAGATTATAGGGGAAAGCTTGAAGGCCCTTTTATCCTCCAAGAATTTATTGAAGGCTTGCATTTAAGCGCTTCTGTGCTCTCCACTGGCAAGGATGTTATGACAATATTGACAAGCAGGCAATTGATAGACACAAATATTAGAGGATGGGAGGATAACCTCATATATTCTGGGAATATAGTGCCTGCACCTTACCCTGAGATTAAGAAGGTAGGAGAGGATGTGATTAGGGGCTTGTCTCTTTTAGGATCAAATGGTGTTGACATGGTTTTATCCTCTAATGGTTTATATGTGATTGAAGTTAATCCTCGCATACAAGGCACTTTTGAATGTGCTCAGCTTTCCCTTGGAATTAACATGTTATCTGCTCATATCAAGGCTTGTGAAGGCGAACTTGTAAAAGAACCTTCAAGGAAAAAGTATACGGTAAAGAGGATAGTCTATGCCCCCTACAGGTGCCAAGTTGGCGATCTTAATCTTCCAAGGGTATATGATATACCCTGTAGTGGTTCTATAATAGAAGCAGGCGAGCCTGTGGTAACTTTGCTCGATTCTCATGAAAATCTCAATACTGTCCTGGGGAATATTAAGGGGAGTTTTGAGGATGTTATGGGAAGATTAAAGATTGTAGACTAG
- a CDS encoding transcriptional regulator yields MMKREEILQELYNILATHGFRVSHIYERSCFDLLARKKLLLLLLKVLVNIDSINSLQAHEIKKVAYTFLAAPLIIGVKSKTDYLEEDVVYERHGIPVIALKTLKNMIIEGHHPEVFADRGGYYVQIDGDTLREVREEYNMSLKDLADLAHVSRETIYKYENGLVRASPETATILEEILNIKIILSIDLFKTPEVDKDIIENRPGKKAEKLVELGFGVIQTQKAPFDVLAKDMKFEDTVITDLEKNRDTRTLKRMAIPLKDISLITGSDAVFILKNPKIKESLEGIPVIKDWEIDEIESSKEFLKIIAERKEYN; encoded by the coding sequence ATCATGAAAAGGGAAGAAATACTCCAAGAACTGTACAATATACTTGCAACACATGGGTTTAGAGTATCCCATATTTATGAGAGAAGTTGCTTTGACCTCCTAGCAAGGAAGAAACTGTTACTTCTCCTATTAAAAGTACTTGTTAATATAGATTCTATTAATAGTTTACAAGCTCATGAAATAAAAAAGGTTGCCTACACCTTCCTAGCAGCACCCCTCATCATAGGCGTAAAATCCAAGACAGACTACCTTGAAGAGGATGTAGTATACGAAAGACATGGCATACCAGTCATAGCCCTCAAAACATTGAAGAATATGATAATAGAAGGCCATCACCCAGAAGTTTTCGCTGATAGGGGCGGATATTATGTGCAGATAGACGGTGACACCCTAAGGGAGGTTAGAGAAGAATATAATATGTCACTCAAGGACCTTGCAGATCTAGCCCACGTATCAAGGGAGACCATCTATAAGTATGAGAACGGCCTTGTAAGAGCCTCCCCAGAAACTGCAACGATACTTGAGGAGATACTAAATATAAAGATAATACTCTCAATTGACCTTTTCAAGACACCAGAGGTTGACAAAGACATCATAGAAAATAGACCCGGCAAGAAGGCTGAAAAACTTGTTGAACTAGGCTTTGGCGTGATCCAAACCCAGAAGGCGCCATTTGACGTGCTCGCCAAAGACATGAAATTCGAGGATACAGTTATCACAGATCTTGAAAAAAATAGGGATACTCGAACCCTTAAGAGGATGGCCATACCTTTAAAGGACATATCACTGATAACGGGATCCGACGCTGTTTTCATATTGAAAAATCCTAAGATCAAAGAATCCCTTGAGGGCATCCCAGTAATCAAAGATTGGGAGATAGATGAAATAGAAAGTTCAAAGGAGTTCTTGAAGATAATAGCCGAGAGAAAAGAATACAATTAA
- a CDS encoding DUF22 domain-containing protein, translating to MVRILTRLGEVRRATEQYAKELVDFRLIDADIYGHLRAILAAENVKVKAGEVKPIKIKRIRIPSNHIVYLCAYATHGLGHVIAAGEEVPLPISMERSADHATFVAALSGEIKKNDLLGVLILLPIELTH from the coding sequence ATGGTCAGGATATTAACAAGACTCGGTGAGGTTAGAAGAGCCACTGAACAATACGCGAAAGAATTGGTTGATTTTAGATTAATAGATGCTGACATTTACGGTCACTTGAGGGCTATACTTGCAGCTGAAAATGTGAAGGTAAAAGCAGGGGAAGTAAAACCAATCAAGATAAAAAGGATCAGGATACCCAGTAACCATATAGTCTATTTGTGTGCTTATGCAACCCATGGATTAGGCCATGTAATTGCAGCCGGGGAAGAGGTGCCTCTACCTATTAGCATGGAGAGAAGCGCGGACCATGCGACATTTGTAGCGGCTTTAAGTGGGGAGATAAAAAAGAATGACCTTCTAGGTGTCCTAATACTCCTACCCATAGAATTAACCCATTAA
- a CDS encoding ATP synthase subunit A gives MIKKGKIIKVAGPVIIAEGMRGTQMYEMVRVGEEKLIGEIIELEGDTATVQVYEETTGIKPGETVESTGGPLSVELGPGIIGSIFDGIQRPLENIKILTGDYIQRGVDVPPIPKDKKWEFKPLAEPGQKVQGGDVIGEVQETSAVTHRIIIPPNISGTLKSIEPQGEYTVLDTIAEVETETGTEKIQMMQKWPVRKPRPYKKKLDPDIPLITGQRAQDTFFPVAKGGTATIPGPFGSGKTVTQQQLAKWADADIIVYVGCGERGNEMTEVLKDFPELEDPKTGKPLMDRTVLIANTSNMPVAAREACVYTGITIAEYFRDMGYDVALMADSTSRWAEAMREISGRLEEMPGEEGYPAYLASRLAQFYERAGRVITAGTEDKIASVSIVGAVSPPGGDFSEPVTQNTLRICKVFWALDASLADKRHFPAIDWLQSYSLYIDSIETWWAKNVDPEWRTTRDNAMALLQKEAELQEVVQLVGPDALPDRERITLETTRMIREDFLQQNAYHEVDTYCSPKKQLKMLKTIMKFHEHATEALERGAPAAELVNLPVKEEIGRMKYIPEDEFDERIKEIEEKIVQQCNEVLR, from the coding sequence ATGATAAAGAAAGGAAAAATTATTAAAGTCGCAGGTCCCGTTATCATCGCGGAAGGAATGAGAGGAACACAAATGTATGAAATGGTAAGAGTAGGCGAAGAAAAACTGATAGGAGAAATCATCGAACTTGAAGGTGACACAGCCACCGTTCAAGTTTACGAAGAAACAACCGGTATCAAACCAGGAGAAACAGTGGAAAGCACAGGAGGCCCCCTCTCAGTAGAACTAGGCCCAGGGATCATCGGTTCCATCTTTGACGGTATACAAAGACCACTAGAAAACATCAAAATACTCACAGGAGACTACATACAAAGAGGCGTTGACGTACCCCCAATCCCAAAGGACAAAAAATGGGAATTCAAACCACTAGCAGAACCCGGACAAAAAGTACAAGGCGGAGACGTCATCGGAGAAGTTCAAGAAACCTCAGCAGTCACACACAGGATAATAATACCACCAAACATTTCAGGGACGCTGAAAAGCATAGAACCACAAGGAGAATACACAGTACTAGACACCATAGCAGAAGTAGAAACAGAAACCGGCACCGAGAAAATCCAGATGATGCAAAAATGGCCAGTTAGGAAACCAAGACCATACAAGAAAAAACTAGACCCTGACATACCACTCATAACCGGTCAAAGAGCACAAGACACCTTCTTCCCAGTGGCAAAAGGCGGAACAGCAACAATACCAGGACCATTCGGATCCGGGAAAACCGTAACCCAACAACAGTTAGCCAAATGGGCCGACGCCGACATCATAGTCTATGTCGGATGCGGAGAAAGAGGTAACGAAATGACAGAAGTACTAAAAGACTTCCCAGAACTTGAAGACCCAAAAACAGGAAAACCACTCATGGACAGGACAGTGCTCATAGCAAACACCTCAAACATGCCAGTAGCAGCAAGGGAAGCCTGCGTATACACCGGTATAACCATAGCCGAATATTTCAGAGACATGGGATACGACGTCGCCCTCATGGCAGACTCAACATCAAGATGGGCAGAGGCAATGAGAGAAATCTCAGGCCGACTCGAAGAAATGCCAGGGGAAGAAGGCTACCCAGCATACCTCGCATCAAGACTCGCACAATTCTATGAAAGAGCTGGTAGAGTTATAACAGCCGGAACAGAGGACAAAATAGCATCAGTATCAATAGTAGGCGCAGTATCCCCACCAGGAGGAGACTTCTCAGAACCTGTTACACAGAACACCCTAAGAATATGTAAAGTTTTCTGGGCACTTGACGCTTCACTTGCAGACAAAAGACACTTCCCAGCCATAGACTGGCTCCAAAGCTATTCACTCTACATCGACAGCATAGAAACATGGTGGGCTAAAAACGTCGACCCAGAATGGAGAACCACAAGAGACAATGCAATGGCCCTACTCCAAAAAGAAGCCGAACTTCAAGAAGTAGTGCAACTCGTAGGACCCGACGCACTACCAGACAGGGAAAGAATAACCCTAGAAACCACGAGGATGATACGTGAAGACTTTCTCCAACAGAACGCCTACCATGAAGTCGACACCTACTGCTCGCCAAAAAAACAATTAAAGATGCTCAAGACCATAATGAAATTCCATGAACATGCCACAGAGGCACTAGAGAGAGGAGCGCCCGCAGCAGAATTAGTAAACTTGCCAGTCAAAGAAGAAATTGGACGTATGAAATACATACCCGAAGATGAATTTGATGAAAGAATCAAAGAAATCGAAGAAAAGATAGTCCAACAATGTAATGAGGTGTTAAGATGA
- a CDS encoding V-type ATP synthase subunit D → MAQEIIEGINPTRMELLKLKQREKLAVKGYNLLKEKRNALIMEFFNILERVRGARERVEEKLKEAFEDLTEAQIMMGDMAVNKAAMAVKEFIKVEIDSRNIMGVVVPVVEIESTERSMVERGYGLVDTSVKLDEAAKKFEESVSLIVELGEIEKSVRLLAGEIESTKRRVNALENIIIPRLQNTVNYIEMRLEEMERENFVRLKMIKESMEME, encoded by the coding sequence TTGGCGCAGGAGATAATTGAAGGGATCAACCCAACTAGGATGGAACTTCTGAAGCTTAAACAGAGAGAGAAGCTCGCTGTCAAGGGCTATAACCTATTAAAGGAGAAGAGGAACGCCCTTATCATGGAGTTCTTCAACATACTAGAGAGGGTTAGAGGAGCCCGTGAAAGGGTTGAAGAGAAATTGAAAGAGGCTTTTGAGGATTTAACAGAAGCGCAGATAATGATGGGTGACATGGCCGTTAACAAGGCTGCTATGGCGGTTAAAGAGTTTATCAAGGTTGAAATAGATTCCAGGAATATAATGGGTGTTGTTGTCCCAGTAGTGGAGATAGAATCAACTGAAAGATCCATGGTCGAGCGAGGATATGGTCTAGTAGACACTTCTGTTAAACTTGACGAGGCTGCTAAGAAATTCGAGGAATCAGTATCCCTCATAGTAGAATTGGGGGAGATAGAGAAGAGTGTAAGGTTACTTGCGGGGGAGATAGAATCTACAAAAAGGAGAGTTAACGCCCTTGAAAACATAATCATACCAAGATTGCAGAATACAGTCAATTACATTGAAATGCGATTAGAAGAGATGGAAAGAGAGAACTTCGTGAGATTGAAGATGATTAAAGAATCTATGGAGATGGAGTAA
- a CDS encoding DUF61 family protein: protein MKNEMDRTERIIKKQIVILNRHVPRKRKTLKELLGEEKPHVIGGDGSRHRFKTDELKFIASLLSEDEQERLRLPIYIEIDATISGARIKGKLEVKIVSKIIGREIDECDIPDEIHIYNPEIKILRRELPTTTQYIFLVNNLGGIK from the coding sequence ATGAAAAATGAGATGGATAGAACTGAAAGAATTATAAAGAAGCAGATTGTCATCCTTAACAGACATGTGCCAAGGAAGAGGAAAACCCTAAAGGAACTTTTAGGAGAGGAAAAACCCCATGTGATTGGGGGGGATGGGAGCAGGCACAGGTTCAAGACAGACGAACTCAAGTTTATAGCCTCTTTACTTTCTGAGGATGAACAGGAACGTCTCAGGTTACCCATATACATAGAAATAGATGCGACAATCTCCGGCGCAAGGATAAAGGGGAAACTAGAAGTTAAAATAGTCTCAAAGATTATAGGAAGAGAAATAGACGAATGTGACATTCCAGATGAGATACACATTTATAATCCCGAGATTAAGATTCTAAGAAGAGAACTTCCAACCACAACCCAATATATTTTCCTCGTAAACAACCTGGGAGGCATTAAATGA
- the ppcA gene encoding phosphoenolpyruvate carboxylase, with product MIPRCMSTQHPDNVNPPFFASSPLLSGEDEIKEAYYVFSHLGCDEQMWDCEGKEVDNYVVKKLLANYKSFFQENILGKDYRLTLRVPNPTVEREEAKILLETLESIPRSYDTATLFYDMEVAPVFEVILPMTSSSASLNRIYNYYKKFVVEKQNFSLGDVTIKEWIGEFKPQSINVIPLFEDYNGMLSASTITREYLDGKDIHHQRVFLARSDPAMNYGMISAVILNKIALQDFEELEKETGIRIYPIIGMGSAPFRGNLKPSNVNNVMKEYPSTYTFTLQSSFKYDHPPREVIKAVDRLKSKKPNKAQEIDVEVALEVMEKYCREYRRQVLKLTDIINRIAKYVPKRRKRKLHIGLFGYSRSIGKVSLPRAITFTAALYSIGVPPEILGFNALSDKEIEHLHEIYINLERDMLDALRYLNPHSPYLEDELYWKIKEHFPDIEYDRKHKKLVDDINKSLSLGQIRVIQTRILEAASLRRFLG from the coding sequence ATGATTCCAAGGTGTATGAGTACACAGCATCCAGATAATGTAAATCCACCATTTTTCGCTTCAAGTCCGCTTCTTAGTGGAGAGGATGAAATAAAAGAAGCATATTATGTGTTTTCTCATCTTGGATGTGATGAGCAAATGTGGGATTGTGAAGGTAAAGAAGTTGATAATTATGTCGTTAAAAAACTCCTTGCAAATTATAAATCATTCTTCCAAGAAAACATACTAGGAAAGGATTATAGATTAACCCTGAGGGTTCCTAATCCTACAGTAGAACGTGAAGAGGCGAAGATACTCCTCGAAACCCTTGAAAGCATACCCCGTTCATATGATACAGCCACATTATTCTATGATATGGAAGTGGCCCCAGTCTTTGAGGTTATACTACCCATGACTTCATCGAGCGCCTCCCTTAATCGCATCTACAATTACTATAAAAAATTTGTCGTTGAAAAACAGAATTTCTCACTCGGGGATGTGACAATAAAAGAATGGATAGGAGAATTCAAACCCCAAAGCATAAATGTAATACCCCTCTTTGAAGACTATAATGGGATGCTTTCGGCATCCACCATAACCAGAGAATATCTAGATGGGAAGGACATACACCATCAAAGAGTTTTCCTGGCACGTTCAGATCCGGCCATGAACTATGGGATGATATCCGCTGTAATACTTAATAAGATAGCCCTTCAAGATTTTGAAGAACTCGAGAAAGAAACAGGGATAAGAATATATCCTATAATAGGGATGGGTTCGGCACCCTTCCGTGGAAACTTAAAACCATCCAATGTAAATAACGTCATGAAAGAATATCCAAGCACTTACACTTTCACATTACAATCATCCTTCAAATATGACCACCCGCCACGGGAAGTTATCAAGGCCGTTGACAGACTAAAATCGAAAAAACCAAACAAGGCACAGGAGATAGACGTAGAAGTCGCGCTTGAAGTCATGGAGAAATATTGTAGGGAATATCGTCGCCAAGTTCTGAAACTCACAGATATCATAAACCGGATAGCTAAATATGTGCCCAAGAGGAGGAAAAGGAAACTCCACATAGGACTTTTCGGCTATTCAAGGAGCATTGGAAAAGTTTCCCTACCAAGAGCCATAACCTTCACAGCAGCCCTTTATTCTATCGGAGTGCCACCTGAAATCCTAGGCTTCAACGCGCTCTCTGATAAAGAGATTGAACACCTCCACGAAATTTACATAAACCTTGAAAGGGACATGTTAGATGCCCTCAGATACTTGAACCCTCATTCACCATATTTGGAAGATGAACTATACTGGAAGATCAAAGAACACTTCCCTGATATAGAATATGACAGAAAGCACAAAAAATTAGTTGATGATATAAACAAGAGCTTATCACTTGGTCAAATAAGGGTAATCCAGACAAGGATTCTCGAAGCGGCAAGTCTAAGAAGATTTCTCGGATAA
- a CDS encoding ATP synthase subunit B, with amino-acid sequence MKVDIKTREYTTVSEVSGPLMIVEGVEGAAYGEIVEIETPTGEKRRGQVLEVREDIAVVQVFEGTSDLNTETTKIRFTGETAKIGVSMDMLGRIFDGTGKPIDGGPEIIPEKELDINGYPINPSARAFPAEFIQTGISTIDGMNTLVRGQKLPIFSGSGLPHNELAAQIARQAKVLTEESEFAVIFTAMGITHEEANYFMRDFEQTGALERVTVFMNLADDPAIERIITPRMALTTAEYFAFEHDMHVLVILTDMTNYCEALREISAAREEVPGRRGYPGYMYTDLASIYERAGRIIGKKGSITQMPILVMPQDDITHPIPDLTGYITEGQIVLSRELHRKGIYPPVDVLPSLSRLMSGGIGEGRTREDHSGVSDQLYSAYAEGRDLRDLVAVVGEEALTERDRKYLQFADEFEKRFINQGRDEDRSIEETLNLGWELLSILPRAELKRVAEEHIDKYLPKGE; translated from the coding sequence ATGAAAGTAGATATCAAAACCCGAGAATACACCACAGTAAGTGAAGTGTCAGGGCCCCTGATGATAGTGGAAGGAGTCGAAGGAGCAGCATATGGTGAAATCGTCGAAATCGAAACACCCACTGGTGAGAAAAGAAGAGGCCAAGTACTTGAAGTGCGAGAAGACATCGCCGTTGTACAAGTATTCGAGGGTACAAGCGACCTTAACACTGAAACAACAAAAATACGCTTCACAGGAGAAACAGCAAAAATAGGCGTCTCCATGGATATGCTAGGCCGCATATTCGACGGTACGGGAAAACCCATTGACGGCGGCCCAGAGATCATCCCAGAAAAAGAACTTGACATTAATGGTTATCCAATAAACCCCTCAGCACGAGCATTCCCAGCAGAGTTCATACAGACAGGTATATCAACAATCGATGGGATGAACACCCTAGTCAGGGGACAGAAACTACCCATCTTTTCAGGTTCAGGATTGCCACACAATGAACTGGCAGCCCAAATCGCAAGACAAGCAAAAGTTCTCACAGAAGAGAGCGAATTCGCAGTCATATTCACAGCCATGGGTATAACACACGAAGAGGCCAATTACTTCATGAGAGATTTTGAACAAACCGGCGCCCTCGAACGCGTAACAGTATTCATGAACCTTGCAGACGACCCAGCCATCGAACGTATAATCACGCCAAGGATGGCCCTTACAACAGCCGAATACTTTGCATTTGAGCATGACATGCACGTGCTCGTCATACTAACAGATATGACAAACTATTGTGAAGCTTTAAGGGAGATATCAGCTGCCAGGGAAGAAGTCCCTGGTAGGAGAGGATACCCTGGATACATGTACACTGACCTCGCAAGCATCTATGAAAGAGCGGGGCGTATAATCGGCAAGAAAGGGTCAATAACCCAGATGCCAATTCTGGTCATGCCACAGGATGATATTACACATCCAATACCAGACCTCACAGGTTACATTACAGAAGGCCAAATAGTGCTCAGCCGCGAACTCCACCGTAAAGGTATATACCCCCCAGTAGATGTTCTACCATCATTATCAAGACTCATGAGCGGCGGTATAGGAGAAGGAAGAACCAGAGAGGACCATAGTGGGGTTTCAGACCAATTATATTCTGCATATGCAGAGGGTCGAGACCTCCGCGACCTAGTTGCTGTGGTGGGTGAAGAAGCATTAACTGAAAGAGACCGTAAATACTTGCAATTTGCTGATGAATTCGAAAAAAGGTTTATAAACCAGGGACGTGACGAAGACAGGTCAATAGAGGAGACTCTCAACCTTGGCTGGGAGCTTCTAAGCATATTACCACGTGCAGAGCTCAAGAGAGTTGCCGAAGAGCACATTGACAAATACTTACCAAAAGGGGAATAA
- a CDS encoding tRNA(Ile)(2)-agmatinylcytidine synthase, producing the protein MLHVGIDDTDSPSGMCTTYVSCLIIEKLKVCGYAVKGYPRLIRLNPFAPNKTRGNGAVSFRVEVQGEDEIEKVKNVVLSFVSKFSELENDNTNPGVVFYKGEINDSLKRFALDAIRRILTIDDAKRLADKIGAEVYEYKNGRGIIGALAAIGCPLPDKTYELIAYRSPENYGKKRKIDKESVKRMDKETYPETFDNIDDDYMAIAPHTPCPILYGIRGESPEALIRANQMIKVGEKIERYCIFETNQHTDQHIQKAESISQMKQFSCYLVSGEVKDRPRVIEGGHVFFTLKDNTGEIECAAYEPTKDFRKIVMKLRPGDKVKVFGGIGIHGTLNIEKMKIEHVKPLIEYENPICSCGKRMKSAGKNKGFKCPNCGRKLNGQKIPRKIPRSLNEGYYEVPTCARRHLSKQLIRMGIKGCS; encoded by the coding sequence ATGTTACACGTTGGTATCGATGATACAGATTCTCCCAGTGGAATGTGCACTACCTATGTTTCATGTTTAATAATCGAGAAACTTAAGGTTTGCGGTTATGCTGTGAAGGGTTATCCTAGATTGATAAGACTCAACCCCTTCGCCCCCAATAAAACAAGGGGTAATGGGGCGGTTTCATTTAGAGTGGAGGTCCAAGGGGAGGATGAAATCGAAAAAGTAAAAAATGTGGTGTTGTCTTTTGTATCAAAGTTTTCGGAGCTTGAAAATGATAATACAAATCCTGGGGTAGTGTTCTATAAGGGTGAAATTAATGATAGTTTGAAAAGATTCGCACTCGATGCTATAAGGCGAATATTAACAATAGATGATGCTAAGAGATTAGCCGATAAAATTGGGGCTGAAGTTTATGAATACAAAAATGGTAGAGGTATTATAGGGGCATTAGCGGCTATAGGATGCCCTTTACCAGATAAGACCTATGAGCTTATAGCTTATCGTTCACCTGAAAATTATGGTAAAAAGAGAAAAATTGACAAAGAATCTGTTAAGAGGATGGATAAAGAGACCTATCCCGAAACATTTGACAATATTGACGATGATTATATGGCTATAGCACCCCACACTCCTTGTCCAATCCTCTATGGTATAAGGGGCGAATCCCCCGAGGCCCTTATAAGAGCTAATCAGATGATAAAAGTTGGAGAAAAAATCGAAAGATATTGCATCTTCGAAACCAATCAACATACCGATCAACACATCCAAAAGGCTGAGAGCATATCCCAGATGAAACAATTCAGCTGTTATCTTGTTTCAGGCGAAGTTAAAGATAGGCCCAGGGTAATTGAAGGAGGACACGTATTCTTCACATTAAAAGATAATACCGGTGAAATAGAATGTGCAGCTTATGAACCTACCAAAGATTTCCGAAAAATAGTAATGAAATTAAGACCAGGGGATAAAGTGAAAGTATTTGGGGGTATAGGAATCCATGGAACCCTAAATATCGAAAAGATGAAAATAGAACACGTAAAACCCTTGATAGAATATGAGAACCCTATTTGTTCTTGTGGTAAAAGGATGAAATCAGCGGGAAAAAATAAAGGGTTTAAATGTCCAAATTGCGGCAGAAAATTGAATGGCCAGAAAATCCCAAGGAAAATCCCAAGATCATTAAATGAAGGATACTATGAGGTTCCAACCTGTGCAAGACGCCACCTCTCAAAACAACTCATAAGGATGGGAATAAAAGGATGTTCATAG
- a CDS encoding V-type ATP synthase subunit F gives MSTQIAVVADADTVTGFRLAGIKEGHAVETPKEAENIIRDLIKKEVSIIIITEKIGDELREFIDETTGSRALPIIIEIPDKYGPSEERVEPLRELIKRVIGIELVK, from the coding sequence ATGAGCACGCAAATAGCAGTAGTCGCAGATGCGGACACCGTAACAGGTTTCAGATTAGCAGGTATAAAAGAAGGACACGCTGTGGAAACCCCAAAAGAAGCTGAAAATATCATCAGAGACCTTATAAAAAAGGAAGTTTCTATTATAATCATCACCGAAAAAATTGGTGACGAATTAAGAGAATTTATTGATGAAACCACCGGATCACGCGCACTACCAATCATAATAGAAATACCCGACAAATACGGTCCCTCTGAAGAAAGGGTAGAACCCCTAAGAGAGCTTATCAAAAGAGTAATTGGAATAGAGTTGGTAAAATGA